One window from the genome of Streptomyces sp. WZ-12 encodes:
- a CDS encoding DUF4328 domain-containing protein, which produces MNALTPTATSSPQPVRTAARCAIVTLALAGIAWVVRAIWEIRLSVAGMPASGPPAQGNGQHRPLTALEDSYHIVSALGDACVVLCAIAFLMWLFRVRDNAQILSGRPPQLAWPWVYLGWIIPIVNLWMPRGIVADVHHASAPGERLARAVNWWWGLWLVAFWCGAGQAVSGSRDDAIDRAYTGARWLLAGDAATVAAAVAGIFVVRALTDAQQRRINH; this is translated from the coding sequence GTGAATGCGCTCACCCCCACAGCAACTTCGTCCCCGCAGCCGGTCCGCACCGCGGCCCGCTGCGCCATCGTCACGCTCGCTCTCGCAGGCATCGCCTGGGTGGTCCGGGCGATATGGGAAATCCGACTCTCGGTGGCCGGGATGCCGGCCTCGGGACCACCGGCCCAAGGCAACGGCCAGCACCGCCCGTTGACCGCACTGGAAGACTCGTACCACATCGTCAGCGCGCTCGGCGACGCGTGCGTGGTGCTCTGCGCGATCGCGTTCCTGATGTGGTTGTTCCGGGTCCGGGACAACGCCCAGATCCTCTCCGGCCGGCCGCCGCAGCTTGCCTGGCCGTGGGTCTACCTGGGGTGGATCATCCCCATCGTGAACCTGTGGATGCCCCGGGGCATCGTCGCCGATGTCCATCACGCGAGCGCGCCGGGGGAGCGGCTGGCGCGCGCCGTGAACTGGTGGTGGGGCCTGTGGCTCGTCGCGTTCTGGTGCGGGGCCGGACAGGCGGTCAGCGGGTCGCGGGACGACGCCATCGACCGCGCCTACACGGGCGCCAGGTGGCTGCTCGCCGGCGACGCGGCCACCGTGGCGGCCGCAGTGGCCGGCATCTTCGTCGTCCGCGCCCTCACCGACGCGCAGCAACGGCGCATCAACCACTGA
- a CDS encoding ABC transporter permease subunit translates to MAAPLPVEPPGPKPVAEPELESVPVPEPEPASESDDARHRGPLAAPLRALCRDRISLVALGVVCLYVFLALAAPVLTSLYGKNATEHYGQNAPGLLSPEGLPVLANGGISADHWFGIEPGLGRDVLAQLLSGMRTSLLIACASAAVIAVVGVVVGVTVGYLSGVVDRAFTFVCNVLLAFPTLLLLLALSPIIQTRFVGSGQNEPAWMQFTVLILVFSAFGWVPLAMVLRTAVRSLREREFVEAARAMGASRAHIVFRELLPNVWAPVLVHLTLAVPGLVTAEAALSFLGVGINEPIPDWGRMISRGAEVFYDDPTYMVFPGVAILLFVLAFNILGDGVRDALDPRALRNLR, encoded by the coding sequence ATGGCAGCACCTTTGCCAGTGGAACCACCGGGGCCGAAGCCCGTTGCGGAGCCGGAGCTGGAGTCGGTACCGGTACCGGAGCCGGAGCCCGCGTCGGAGTCGGACGACGCACGGCATCGCGGCCCGCTCGCCGCGCCGTTGCGGGCGCTGTGCCGCGACCGGATCAGCCTGGTCGCGCTCGGTGTGGTCTGCCTGTACGTGTTCCTGGCGCTGGCCGCGCCCGTGCTCACGTCCCTCTACGGGAAGAACGCCACCGAGCACTACGGGCAGAACGCGCCCGGGCTGCTGAGCCCGGAAGGGCTGCCGGTGCTGGCCAACGGCGGGATCTCCGCCGACCACTGGTTCGGCATCGAGCCCGGGCTCGGCCGGGACGTGCTGGCCCAACTGCTCTCCGGCATGCGGACGTCGCTGCTGATCGCGTGCGCGTCGGCGGCCGTGATCGCGGTCGTCGGAGTGGTGGTCGGCGTCACCGTCGGGTACCTCAGCGGCGTCGTCGACCGGGCCTTCACCTTCGTCTGCAACGTCCTCCTGGCCTTCCCGACGCTGCTGTTGCTGCTGGCGCTGAGCCCGATCATCCAGACCCGCTTCGTGGGGTCGGGGCAGAACGAGCCCGCCTGGATGCAGTTCACGGTGCTCATCCTGGTGTTCTCGGCCTTCGGTTGGGTGCCGCTGGCCATGGTGCTGCGCACCGCCGTCCGTTCGTTGCGGGAGCGGGAGTTCGTCGAGGCGGCGCGGGCGATGGGCGCGAGCCGAGCGCACATCGTCTTCCGGGAGTTGCTGCCCAATGTCTGGGCGCCGGTCCTGGTGCACCTCACCCTCGCCGTGCCGGGCCTCGTCACCGCCGAGGCCGCGCTCTCGTTCCTGGGCGTCGGCATCAACGAGCCGATTCCGGACTGGGGCCGCATGATCTCCCGCGGTGCCGAGGTCTTCTACGACGACCCCACTTACATGGTCTTCCCCGGAGTGGCGATCCTCCTCTTCGTCCTCGCCTTCAACATCCTCGGCGACGGGGTGCGGGACGCCCTCGACCCCCGGGCCCTCCGCAACCTCCGCTGA
- a CDS encoding ScbR family autoregulator-binding transcription factor — translation MTQLKQDRARKTRQQVLEAAAAAFDERGYSASIDDVVSKSQLTKGGVYYHFENKDALVQGVLDATKPGLTGAVEPQELKLQEWIDTGMVLAYRLPRDTLLRAALRLSMEPVVQQSLRTPWPAWIQHTTRQLAVARTQKELLPGVKIEDYGRMVAQAWAGIAALSPALDGGATRDGGRADDESHANMERWTAHMYASWLPSLAISGIIPLLNTRPDRGRQVWEARQRRQSQQVTVLSVVHRLAG, via the coding sequence ATGACACAGCTCAAGCAAGACCGTGCACGAAAAACCCGTCAGCAGGTCCTCGAAGCGGCCGCCGCCGCGTTCGACGAACGCGGCTACTCGGCCTCCATCGACGACGTCGTCAGCAAGTCACAACTCACCAAGGGTGGCGTCTACTACCACTTCGAGAACAAAGATGCACTTGTGCAAGGAGTTCTCGATGCGACCAAACCGGGCCTTACCGGGGCGGTCGAGCCCCAGGAGTTGAAGCTGCAGGAGTGGATCGACACCGGGATGGTCCTCGCCTACCGGTTACCCCGTGACACGCTGCTGCGTGCGGCGCTGCGCCTCTCCATGGAGCCCGTGGTGCAGCAGAGCCTCAGGACCCCCTGGCCGGCCTGGATCCAGCACACCACCCGGCAACTGGCCGTCGCCCGCACCCAGAAGGAACTCCTCCCCGGCGTCAAGATCGAGGACTACGGCAGAATGGTCGCCCAGGCATGGGCCGGCATCGCGGCGCTCAGCCCGGCACTGGACGGAGGCGCCACCCGCGACGGCGGCCGCGCCGACGACGAGAGCCACGCCAACATGGAGCGATGGACGGCGCACATGTACGCCTCCTGGCTGCCCTCGCTCGCCATCAGCGGCATCATCCCCCTGCTGAACACCAGGCCCGATCGCGGACGCCAGGTCTGGGAGGCCCGGCAGCGCAGACAATCGCAGCAGGTCACGGTCCTCTCCGTCGTTCACCGCCTGGCCGGTTGA
- a CDS encoding ABC transporter permease, whose translation MTSYLLRRALQAAAVLLAIAAAAFGLFYAAPSDPALIACGPKCDTAQVEAVRTSMGLDQPLVAQFLDYLGGLVTGRTIADVDGTPLHCPAPCLGYSYALHQPVLDAIGDRLPVTVSLAGGALVVILVLGVGAGLVAALRRGTATDRLLSGFNLIGASVQIYFLGYLLQLLLVYGTGLLPMPQYVPLADHPGRWAAGLLLPWLVLGFVNAAVFARLTRSQMLETMPEGFVRTARAKGLGALRAHLKYTARGAAGPLVQLLGLEIGALFGGAFITETVFGLGGVGKLAVDAVTGNDLPTVVGTVLLAAFFVVVFVALADLVVAWLDPRVRLT comes from the coding sequence ATGACCAGCTACCTCCTCAGGCGCGCCCTGCAAGCCGCCGCCGTGCTGTTGGCGATCGCCGCCGCGGCCTTCGGGCTCTTCTACGCCGCCCCCTCCGACCCGGCCCTGATCGCCTGCGGCCCCAAGTGCGACACCGCACAGGTCGAGGCCGTCCGCACCAGCATGGGACTCGACCAACCCCTGGTCGCCCAGTTCCTGGACTACCTCGGCGGCCTCGTCACCGGCCGCACCATCGCCGACGTCGACGGCACCCCCCTCCACTGCCCCGCCCCCTGCCTGGGCTACTCCTACGCCCTCCACCAACCCGTCCTCGACGCCATCGGGGACCGCCTGCCGGTGACCGTCTCGCTCGCCGGCGGCGCCCTCGTGGTGATCCTCGTCCTCGGCGTCGGCGCGGGCCTGGTCGCCGCGCTGCGCCGCGGCACCGCGACCGACCGGCTGCTGTCGGGCTTCAACCTGATCGGCGCCAGCGTCCAGATCTACTTCCTCGGCTACCTGCTGCAACTCCTCCTGGTCTACGGCACCGGGCTGCTGCCCATGCCGCAGTACGTCCCGCTGGCCGACCACCCCGGCCGATGGGCCGCGGGCCTGCTGCTGCCCTGGCTGGTGCTCGGCTTCGTCAACGCCGCGGTCTTCGCCCGTCTGACGCGCTCGCAAATGCTGGAGACCATGCCCGAAGGGTTCGTACGCACCGCCCGGGCCAAAGGACTTGGCGCCCTGCGTGCGCACCTGAAGTACACCGCGCGCGGGGCGGCCGGGCCGCTGGTCCAACTGCTCGGGCTGGAGATCGGTGCGTTGTTCGGCGGCGCGTTCATCACCGAGACCGTCTTCGGGCTCGGCGGCGTCGGCAAGCTGGCCGTCGACGCGGTCACCGGCAACGACCTGCCCACCGTCGTCGGCACGGTGCTGCTCGCCGCCTTCTTCGTCGTCGTCTTCGTGGCCCTCGCCGACCTGGTGGTGGCCTGGCTCGATCCCCGTGTGAGGCTGACATGA
- a CDS encoding ABC transporter substrate-binding protein, giving the protein MPGIPPRAAALPVLATVTALLLCSCSAGAGAGARDGKESTAAKSGKRLTASLGTAKDSAGPAPAVPGARTGGTVTVANATDYPHLDPQKIYTGESYSTSLLWGRQLTQYQVVNGKPTLVGDLATDTGTSADGGRTWTYHLKDGIAWEDGKPITAAQVKYGIERTFAPGFEAGPTYWPEWLTGSKDRSAAVKKYRGPADGDLDAIETPDDKTLVFHFPEPQADVPYMAAQSSSSPVRKDKDTGTGYDVTPFASGPYRIVEHKQNQRLTLERNPHWKAETDPIRHQYPDRFVFTFGKQALNTAQEVFNGRGDGPTTVSTKGEVPPELLATAERDPAKRKLIVSGSRGAYTQDLYIKNSRVTDPEVRKAIHYLFPRAQARQVLGGSHVGDFATTLSSPAVVGWRKYDPYPVAPTGDLAKAREHLAKARTKVTHLTYAYAADSPQDDRLAQVLSDAFGKAGITLVVKRLEPAAFHSEVFRGPAPYDLWLSTNSVDWPTPSTLLPDSFDSRLDSLSNSIRYANPAVDRELERIAAIGDAQQKAKALIDLEEVVMKDVPLVPFLYSSVSQFRGARVGGAAIHPIYGSIAAADLFVKTP; this is encoded by the coding sequence ATGCCCGGAATTCCCCCGCGCGCCGCCGCCCTGCCCGTCCTCGCCACCGTCACCGCCCTGTTGCTGTGCTCCTGCTCCGCGGGCGCGGGAGCCGGCGCGCGGGACGGGAAGGAGAGCACGGCGGCGAAGAGCGGCAAGCGCCTGACCGCGTCCCTGGGGACCGCGAAGGACAGCGCGGGGCCGGCGCCCGCGGTGCCCGGCGCCAGGACGGGCGGCACCGTGACCGTCGCCAACGCCACCGACTACCCGCACCTGGACCCCCAGAAGATCTACACGGGAGAGAGCTACAGCACCTCACTGCTCTGGGGCAGACAGTTGACGCAGTATCAAGTCGTCAACGGCAAACCGACGTTGGTGGGCGACCTGGCCACCGACACCGGTACCTCCGCCGACGGCGGCCGCACCTGGACCTACCACCTCAAGGACGGCATTGCCTGGGAAGACGGCAAGCCGATCACCGCCGCGCAGGTCAAGTACGGGATCGAGCGCACCTTCGCCCCGGGCTTCGAGGCCGGCCCCACCTACTGGCCGGAGTGGCTCACCGGGTCGAAGGACCGCAGCGCGGCCGTGAAGAAGTACCGGGGGCCCGCGGACGGCGACCTCGACGCCATCGAGACGCCGGACGACAAGACCCTCGTCTTCCACTTCCCCGAGCCACAGGCCGATGTCCCGTACATGGCCGCCCAGTCATCCTCCTCGCCGGTCCGCAAGGACAAGGACACCGGAACCGGTTACGACGTCACACCGTTCGCCAGCGGCCCGTACCGGATCGTCGAGCACAAGCAGAACCAGCGCCTCACGCTGGAGCGCAACCCGCACTGGAAGGCGGAGACCGACCCGATCCGCCACCAGTACCCGGACCGCTTCGTGTTCACCTTCGGCAAGCAGGCCCTCAACACCGCCCAGGAGGTGTTCAACGGGCGCGGCGACGGCCCGACCACGGTCAGTACCAAGGGCGAGGTGCCGCCGGAACTGCTCGCGACGGCCGAACGCGACCCGGCCAAGCGGAAGTTGATCGTGTCCGGCAGCCGCGGCGCCTACACCCAGGACCTCTACATCAAGAACAGCCGGGTCACCGATCCCGAGGTCCGCAAGGCCATCCACTACCTCTTCCCCCGGGCCCAGGCCCGCCAGGTCCTCGGCGGTTCCCACGTCGGCGACTTCGCCACCACCCTCTCCTCGCCGGCCGTCGTCGGCTGGCGGAAGTACGACCCGTACCCGGTCGCGCCCACCGGCGACCTCGCCAAGGCCAGGGAACACCTCGCCAAGGCCAGGACCAAGGTCACCCACCTCACCTACGCCTACGCGGCGGACAGTCCGCAGGACGACCGGCTCGCCCAGGTACTCAGCGACGCCTTCGGCAAGGCCGGCATCACGCTCGTCGTCAAGCGCCTGGAACCGGCCGCCTTCCACAGCGAGGTCTTCCGCGGACCGGCCCCCTACGACCTGTGGCTGTCCACCAACTCCGTTGACTGGCCCACCCCTTCGACGCTGCTGCCGGACAGCTTCGACAGCCGACTGGACAGCCTCTCCAACTCCATCCGCTACGCCAACCCCGCCGTGGACCGGGAACTGGAGCGGATCGCCGCGATCGGCGACGCCCAGCAGAAGGCCAAGGCACTGATCGACCTGGAGGAAGTGGTGATGAAGGACGTCCCCCTCGTGCCGTTCCTCTACAGCAGCGTCTCCCAGTTCCGCGGCGCACGCGTCGGTGGGGCCGCCATCCACCCGATCTACGGCTCCATCGCCGCCGCGGACCTGTTCGTCAAGACACCCTGA